The following coding sequences lie in one Patescibacteria group bacterium genomic window:
- a CDS encoding DUF4352 domain-containing protein gives MRTSYTLTALLVATVVVTGVGCLPTTKTNTAPKTGSTNQPSADTAAPKTYAVGEDAPAGDVIHKVTLVEQMDVIPASATLPEWKIIAEDTPAAEGFTWLHIKGTVTNNSKESGTVTTRGIYVIDADENQFDASTDTTIYVDSDKSPIYISVQPTQTVEWDGYFTVPKDSTGLALVGNDLSFLPKAEVRIDLGL, from the coding sequence ATGCGCACATCATACACATTAACCGCCTTGCTGGTAGCCACCGTTGTGGTGACTGGTGTTGGTTGTTTGCCGACTACTAAGACAAACACTGCACCAAAGACTGGTTCAACTAATCAACCCTCGGCTGATACGGCTGCTCCAAAAACCTATGCCGTTGGTGAGGATGCACCAGCTGGTGACGTTATTCATAAAGTCACATTGGTTGAACAAATGGATGTTATTCCAGCTTCAGCTACACTGCCTGAATGGAAAATTATTGCCGAAGATACCCCAGCCGCCGAAGGGTTCACCTGGTTACATATCAAAGGAACGGTCACTAATAATAGTAAAGAATCTGGTACCGTCACCACTAGAGGTATATATGTAATTGATGCTGATGAGAATCAATTTGATGCCTCAACCGATACCACTATTTATGTTGATAGCGATAAATCTCCTATCTACATCAGTGTGCAACCAACCCAAACAGTGGAATGGGATGGTTATTTTACCGTGCCAAAGGATAGTACCGGTTTAGCCTTAGTGGGGAATGATCTATCGTTCTTGCCAAAAGCCGAGGTACGCATCGATTTGGGGTTATAA
- a CDS encoding HU family DNA-binding protein — protein MAKPMTKSQFMAALSEKAGLNKKQVVSMWDMLVDMIYKQTKEAGEITLPGLGKLQKKHRAARVGRNPATGAQIQIPAKTVLKFRVAKQAKDAVL, from the coding sequence ATGGCAAAGCCAATGACCAAAAGCCAATTCATGGCCGCCCTGTCTGAAAAAGCAGGTTTAAACAAGAAGCAAGTTGTCTCCATGTGGGACATGCTCGTAGACATGATCTACAAGCAAACCAAGGAAGCCGGTGAGATTACCTTGCCAGGCTTGGGTAAATTACAGAAAAAACATCGCGCTGCCCGGGTGGGTCGCAATCCAGCCACTGGTGCACAAATTCAAATTCCAGCCAAAACTGTGCTGAAATTCCGTGTCGCCAAACAAGCTAAAGATGCCGTTCTCTAA
- a CDS encoding trypsin-like peptidase domain-containing protein → MTIKTISATIFLGFISGLLGTALLVGAILACFLYKPEAVWKVLPAPVSSTTSSAVSVAPVADRDNQVVTVVDKVKPAVVSIVATQDVPVYEQYYDQQDFFGFSMPQYRQNGTQKQEVSSGSGFLVSADGYIVTNKHVVSDDTADYTVYANDGTKYPAIVVARDPANDIAIIKIDGNDFTFLEFGDSDQLNVGQTTIAIGNALGEFSNSVSVGIVSGLARSIQAGDGSGKAEQLQGLVQTDAAINLGNSGGPLLDLSGKVIGVNVAMAQAENIGFALPGNLVKSTFETVKTTGKISRSYLGVRYMNITPDLKKKNNLPVDAGALVLRGQDPTDLAVVPSSPADKAGIQENDIILKINDQTLDEKHDLTTLISQYKVGDKVTLQVLHDGEEKDIFVTLEERTQ, encoded by the coding sequence ATGACTATAAAAACTATCAGCGCAACAATTTTTCTTGGATTTATTAGTGGCTTGCTGGGTACAGCACTATTGGTTGGTGCCATACTGGCTTGTTTCCTGTATAAACCTGAGGCAGTGTGGAAAGTATTACCAGCTCCAGTCTCAAGCACTACCAGCTCAGCCGTGAGCGTGGCACCGGTAGCCGATCGTGATAATCAAGTTGTCACAGTAGTAGATAAAGTTAAGCCAGCTGTGGTGTCGATTGTGGCTACTCAAGATGTGCCGGTGTATGAACAATATTATGATCAACAGGATTTCTTTGGTTTTTCCATGCCGCAGTATCGACAAAATGGTACGCAAAAACAGGAAGTTAGTAGTGGCTCAGGGTTTTTAGTATCAGCCGATGGCTATATTGTGACTAACAAACACGTTGTATCTGATGATACGGCTGATTATACTGTTTATGCCAATGATGGTACCAAATATCCGGCTATCGTAGTGGCGCGTGATCCGGCCAATGATATTGCTATTATAAAAATCGACGGGAATGATTTTACCTTTCTGGAATTTGGTGATTCTGATCAATTAAATGTAGGGCAAACCACCATTGCCATTGGTAACGCCTTAGGTGAATTTAGCAATTCGGTGTCGGTTGGCATTGTGTCGGGTTTAGCTCGGTCAATTCAAGCGGGAGATGGTTCAGGTAAGGCAGAACAATTACAGGGTCTGGTACAAACTGATGCCGCGATTAATTTAGGTAATTCCGGTGGCCCATTACTAGATTTATCCGGTAAGGTTATTGGCGTAAATGTGGCCATGGCTCAAGCCGAAAATATTGGTTTTGCGTTACCCGGTAATTTGGTAAAAAGTACCTTTGAAACTGTCAAAACCACTGGTAAAATCAGTCGATCATATTTGGGAGTTAGATATATGAATATCACCCCTGATCTTAAAAAGAAGAACAATCTACCAGTTGATGCCGGCGCCTTAGTGTTGCGTGGCCAAGACCCAACAGATTTAGCCGTTGTTCCCAGTTCCCCAGCCGACAAAGCCGGGATACAGGAAAATGACATTATTCTTAAGATAAATGATCAAACATTGGATGAAAAACACGATTTAACTACCCTAATTTCCCAATACAAGGTGGGGGATAAAGTTACTTTGCAGGTCTTACACGATGGTGAAGAAAAAGATATCTTTGTTACTTTAGAGGAGCGTACCCAATAG